One window of the Microvirga mediterraneensis genome contains the following:
- a CDS encoding PIG-L family deacetylase, with protein sequence MPDDHSRLARAVHQPALVRLHRALSRLPSVVTVMNTGAHPDDEHNGLLAALRFAYGMRIVVACSTRGEGGQNALGPERGGALGVLRTAEMEESARRIDADVAWLGHGPDDPVHDFGFSKNGDDTLRRWGEERIVERLVRAYRRYRPDIVLPTFLDVPGQHGHHRAMTRAAETALALAADPSAFPEQNLAPWQVSKFYLPAWSGASYAYDDEVPPPPTTLSVRISGGDAVTGLAYRQLGEWSRAAHASQGMGMWRDDPVDQWSLHLKLRAGGDPGPEQDIRDHLPAGLGDLATQPGVTDAAGAVLREAQAYLDAAVAAFPDRERIGAALGAAARLIEGARTGMDRPVLDRLGHRLDRKLREIDAALFEAHVKAARAVFQGASHPGAEMALDVAVDAPGLADLAITPRLPDGMEAAEASRDPGRARYAIAVPETTPHTGNYPEAFDPMGGNGPAGIRIAGTLHGRRIGIDLDPEAPFTIGPQQSLSVDPTVAVVRMGEPASGIRVRAVGANPTDWQVPQGWSVRRQDGDWMINPPHAVEPGMSRLVPMVEGRPASSVQTIAYPHIRPASFVAPAEFKVLTLDVTLPQGARIGYVGGGSDNVGQHMRRLGLDVTDLAEGDLKDSSLSAFTTIVIGIFAFGLRRDLQAAAERLHGFVEEGGHLVTLYHRPTDGWDPDRTPPRRLAIGSPSLRWRVTDPAAPVTILKPDHPLLKGPNRIEAGDWQGWDKERGLYFAADYDPAYEELLSLNDPGEDPLKGSLISARIGRGRHTHVALVLHHQLDKLVPGAFRLLANLVQPA encoded by the coding sequence TTGCCGGATGACCATAGCCGTCTCGCCCGCGCTGTTCATCAGCCGGCCCTTGTGCGTCTGCACCGTGCCCTGAGCCGCCTGCCGTCCGTGGTGACCGTGATGAACACGGGCGCGCATCCGGACGACGAGCATAACGGCCTGCTGGCCGCCCTGCGCTTCGCCTATGGCATGCGGATCGTCGTCGCGTGCTCGACTCGGGGGGAGGGCGGGCAGAATGCCCTCGGGCCGGAGCGGGGCGGCGCTCTCGGCGTCCTCAGGACCGCCGAGATGGAGGAAAGCGCTCGCCGCATCGATGCCGACGTGGCATGGCTCGGTCATGGGCCTGACGATCCCGTGCACGATTTCGGGTTCTCCAAGAACGGCGACGATACTCTTCGGCGCTGGGGCGAGGAGCGGATCGTCGAACGGCTCGTCCGGGCCTACCGCCGGTATCGGCCCGACATCGTGCTCCCCACGTTCCTCGACGTGCCGGGGCAGCACGGCCATCACCGGGCGATGACGCGCGCGGCCGAAACGGCATTGGCCCTGGCAGCCGATCCTTCCGCCTTTCCGGAACAGAACCTCGCCCCCTGGCAGGTGTCCAAATTCTATCTCCCGGCCTGGTCCGGCGCGAGCTACGCCTATGACGACGAGGTGCCGCCACCGCCGACGACGCTCAGCGTCCGGATCTCGGGGGGCGATGCGGTCACGGGCCTAGCCTACCGGCAGCTCGGCGAATGGTCCCGTGCCGCGCATGCGTCCCAGGGAATGGGCATGTGGCGGGACGATCCCGTCGACCAGTGGAGTCTCCACCTGAAGCTCCGGGCCGGCGGGGACCCGGGGCCGGAGCAGGATATCCGCGATCATCTGCCGGCCGGGCTCGGCGATCTCGCGACTCAGCCGGGCGTGACGGACGCGGCCGGCGCCGTCCTGCGGGAAGCGCAGGCGTACCTCGATGCCGCCGTGGCGGCGTTCCCTGATCGTGAGAGGATCGGCGCGGCGCTCGGCGCGGCGGCGCGGCTGATCGAGGGCGCGCGGACGGGCATGGACCGGCCCGTCCTCGACCGACTGGGTCATCGCCTCGACAGAAAGCTCCGGGAGATCGATGCTGCGCTCTTCGAGGCCCATGTGAAGGCCGCAAGGGCGGTCTTCCAGGGCGCGAGCCATCCGGGCGCCGAGATGGCCCTGGATGTCGCCGTCGACGCGCCCGGTCTCGCCGATCTCGCGATCACCCCCCGGCTTCCCGACGGGATGGAGGCGGCGGAAGCCTCCCGTGACCCGGGACGGGCCCGCTATGCGATCGCCGTTCCTGAAACGACTCCACATACGGGCAATTACCCGGAAGCCTTCGACCCCATGGGCGGCAACGGCCCGGCCGGGATCCGCATCGCCGGCACGCTGCACGGCCGCCGGATCGGGATCGATCTCGATCCCGAGGCGCCTTTCACCATCGGTCCGCAGCAATCCCTGTCCGTCGACCCGACCGTCGCCGTCGTGAGGATGGGCGAGCCGGCATCCGGCATCCGGGTCAGGGCCGTCGGGGCAAACCCGACGGACTGGCAGGTGCCGCAGGGCTGGAGCGTCCGGCGTCAGGACGGCGACTGGATGATCAATCCGCCGCATGCGGTCGAGCCCGGAATGTCCCGGCTCGTTCCCATGGTCGAGGGCAGGCCCGCGAGTTCGGTGCAGACCATCGCCTATCCTCACATCCGTCCAGCCTCGTTCGTGGCTCCAGCGGAATTCAAGGTCCTGACGCTCGACGTGACTCTGCCGCAAGGGGCCCGCATCGGCTATGTCGGCGGCGGAAGCGACAATGTCGGCCAGCATATGCGCCGCCTCGGGCTCGACGTGACGGATCTCGCGGAAGGGGATCTCAAGGACAGCTCGCTGTCGGCCTTCACCACCATCGTGATCGGCATCTTCGCCTTCGGCCTGAGGCGCGACCTTCAGGCCGCGGCCGAACGCCTGCATGGATTCGTGGAGGAGGGGGGGCATCTGGTGACGCTCTACCATCGCCCGACCGATGGCTGGGATCCGGATCGGACCCCGCCCCGCCGCCTCGCCATCGGCTCGCCGTCCCTACGGTGGCGCGTGACCGATCCCGCCGCTCCGGTGACGATCCTGAAGCCGGACCATCCCCTGCTCAAGGGGCCGAACAGGATCGAGGCGGGCGACTGGCAGGGCTGGGACAAGGAGCGAGGGCTTTATTTCGCGGCCGATTACGATCCGGCTTACGAAGAGCTTCTGTCCCTCAACGATCCTGGCGAGGATCCGCTCAAGGGTTCGCTGATCTCGGCCCGCATTGGCCGGGGACGGCACACCCATGTGGCGCTCGTGCTGCACCATCAGCTGGACAAGCTCGTGCCTGGGGCGTTCCGCCTCCTGGCGAACCTCGTTCAGCCCGCCTGA